The sequence AGTGACTTGCTACACTAAACAAATAAACAACGACACTGAGTTCATTCAGTTCGTTGTTTATTCTTTTCTTTCCTATCTTTCAAACAAAGCGGAAATGCCTTGTCCTCCGCCTATGCACATGGTCACGATACCGCTCTTCAGATTTGCCCGCTCCATTTCGTACATGAGTTTCACAGTTAAAATCGTGCCTGTTGCGCCTACAGGATGACCAAGGCTGATCGCGCCACCGTTCACGTTGACTTTGTCTTCATCGATGCCTAGGTCGCGCCTGACTGCATAAGCTTGGGATGCGAATGCTTCGTTAATCTCAAAGATGTCTACGTCTTTCAAGTTGACATTTAGTTTTTGCGCCAGCAGTTCAGTAGACATTTTTGGCGCATAACCCATAACATCAGGGCTATTTCCGGCGACTGCGTAGCCCTTCATTATTAACTTTGGCTTGATTCCTAATTCTTCGGCTTTTTCTTTAGACATTAGTACTATTGCCGCGGCGCCGTCGTTGATGCCTGAGGCGTTCGCGGCGGTGACTGTGCCCTCCTCCTTAAACGCTGGTTTCATTTTTGCTAGTTTTTCGATCGTTAATCCTTCACGGGGGTGCTCATCGGTGTCAATAACGTGAATGTTCCCTTTTTTATCTTTGACTTCGATGGGGACAATTTGTTGTTTAAAGCGGCCTTCTTTTATGGCCTGTATCGCTTTTCTTTGGCTCTCTAGAGAAAATTCATCTTGTTCAGATCGGGAAACGTTATATTTTTCGGCAACGTTTTCGGCGGTTACGCCGTTATGATATGGACCTTCAGGCCAGGTGAGCATTGTCAATAAACCGTCCTCTTTCACCCCATGCCCCATTTTATAACCGAAGCGAGCGCCTTTATCATAATACGGCAATTGGGACATGTTCTCTGTTCCACAAGCGACAACAACATCCGCATTCCCTGTTTGAATTTCTAGCATGCCGTCCACGAGTGATTGTAAGCCTGATCCACATTGTCTGTTCACCGAATAAGCAGTCGTTTCTTCAGGCAATCCTGCTTTTAGTGAAACGACTCTGCCAATAAACCCGTTTTCAGCAATTTGTCCAACATTTCCTACAATTAATTCGTCGACAAGTTCTGGGGATACGTCTGATCTTTGCAGCGCTGCTTTGACAGCATAAGCGGCTAGGTCAGTGGGGTGTACATCTTTTAAGCCTCCGCCGAACGCGCCGATTGGTGTTCTAGCACCTGCGACAAGAACGACTTCTTTTAAATGATCCAATGCTTAAACCTCATTTCTTTTTTTAGTTAAATACTAAAGAACCATGCCACCGCCAACGTTAATGACTTCTCCTGTTACATACGATGC comes from Litoribacterium kuwaitense and encodes:
- a CDS encoding thiolase family protein gives rise to the protein MDHLKEVVLVAGARTPIGAFGGGLKDVHPTDLAAYAVKAALQRSDVSPELVDELIVGNVGQIAENGFIGRVVSLKAGLPEETTAYSVNRQCGSGLQSLVDGMLEIQTGNADVVVACGTENMSQLPYYDKGARFGYKMGHGVKEDGLLTMLTWPEGPYHNGVTAENVAEKYNVSRSEQDEFSLESQRKAIQAIKEGRFKQQIVPIEVKDKKGNIHVIDTDEHPREGLTIEKLAKMKPAFKEEGTVTAANASGINDGAAAIVLMSKEKAEELGIKPKLIMKGYAVAGNSPDVMGYAPKMSTELLAQKLNVNLKDVDIFEINEAFASQAYAVRRDLGIDEDKVNVNGGAISLGHPVGATGTILTVKLMYEMERANLKSGIVTMCIGGGQGISALFER